In one Pseudoalteromonas rubra genomic region, the following are encoded:
- the tpiA gene encoding triose-phosphate isomerase, giving the protein MGQRKPIVAGNWKMNGSLELIKEIAAVSAQVAEQQCEVLVFPPAVLLSEAISAGLKCGTQTVSEFDAGAYTGEIQASLVKSLGANYTLVGHSERRSIYGESNEDVANKFAQAQQSGLTPILCIGETQEQRTDGKTEEVVKQQLESVIEKLGIASLVNSVIAYEPVWAIGTGLTATPEQAQATHKYIRDLLRSYDEQVADALRILYGGSVNESNSELLFAQADIDGGLIGGASLKPESFSAICESAKG; this is encoded by the coding sequence ATGGGACAGAGAAAGCCAATCGTCGCAGGCAACTGGAAAATGAACGGCTCTTTAGAGCTTATAAAAGAAATTGCAGCGGTGAGTGCGCAAGTCGCAGAGCAACAGTGTGAGGTATTAGTTTTTCCTCCTGCGGTGTTACTGTCTGAGGCTATATCAGCAGGTTTAAAATGTGGCACACAAACTGTGTCAGAATTTGACGCTGGTGCTTACACAGGTGAAATACAAGCCTCTTTAGTGAAATCCCTTGGTGCAAATTACACCTTAGTAGGACACTCTGAAAGACGTAGTATTTACGGTGAGTCCAACGAGGATGTCGCAAACAAATTTGCTCAGGCGCAGCAAAGCGGATTGACCCCTATTCTGTGTATTGGTGAAACCCAAGAACAAAGAACAGATGGCAAGACAGAAGAAGTTGTTAAACAACAGCTTGAATCTGTTATCGAAAAATTAGGCATAGCATCACTGGTAAATTCTGTGATAGCATACGAGCCTGTTTGGGCCATAGGTACCGGTTTAACAGCCACACCAGAACAAGCTCAGGCAACGCATAAGTATATTCGCGACTTGTTACGAAGTTATGATGAACAGGTTGCAGACGCACTACGCATCTTATATGGCGGCAGTGTTAATGAAAGTAATAGTGAATTATTGTTCGCACAAGCAGATATTGACGGTGGCCTGATAGGCGGAGCAAGTCTCAAACCTGAAAGCTTTAGCGCTATCTGTGAAAGTGCAAAGGGATAA
- the queC gene encoding 7-cyano-7-deazaguanine synthase QueC: MSEKVVVIYSGGMDSYTVLNKALKSGYEVYALSFNYGQRHVKELEVARQACDELGVAHKIVDISAINQLIGGSSLTDDIEVPEGHYEEESMKSTVVPNRNMILLSLAVGYAVSLKASKVFYGAHSGDHAIYPDCRPEFVKKMDDVCRIANYEEIEIVCPYLNNSKIEILTDGLKMGLDYSKTWTCYNGREKACGKCGACQERLEAFTLNQASDPLPYE, translated from the coding sequence ATGAGCGAAAAAGTCGTTGTTATTTATTCCGGTGGCATGGATTCATATACAGTCCTGAACAAGGCACTTAAATCAGGCTATGAGGTCTATGCGCTGTCTTTTAATTATGGCCAGCGCCATGTAAAAGAGCTCGAAGTTGCCCGTCAAGCCTGCGACGAACTCGGTGTGGCTCATAAAATCGTCGACATATCCGCTATCAACCAGCTGATCGGTGGTTCATCACTGACTGATGACATTGAAGTACCAGAAGGCCATTACGAAGAAGAAAGCATGAAAAGCACTGTGGTGCCAAACCGCAACATGATCTTGCTGTCTTTGGCGGTTGGCTATGCAGTTTCGCTCAAGGCCAGTAAAGTCTTTTACGGTGCTCATTCAGGCGACCACGCAATATATCCTGACTGTCGCCCTGAGTTCGTAAAGAAAATGGACGACGTCTGCCGCATCGCAAACTATGAAGAAATTGAAATTGTTTGCCCATACCTGAACAACAGCAAGATTGAGATCCTCACAGACGGCCTGAAAATGGGGCTCGACTACAGTAAAACCTGGACCTGCTACAATGGTCGTGAGAAGGCCTGTGGCAAGTGTGGTGCCTGTCAGGAGCGCCTGGAAGCCTTTACATTAAATCAGGCCAGTGATCCCCTACCTTACGAATAA
- the secG gene encoding preprotein translocase subunit SecG, which produces MYEILLVIYLVVSLALIGMILIQQGKGADMGSSFGAGASATVFGSSGAGNFMTKTTTILATVFFVLSIVLGSLTASQIKQADEWENLEAPASTVVPASQDVPASEESQNNSDVPN; this is translated from the coding sequence ATGTACGAGATTCTTTTGGTTATATATTTGGTCGTCTCGCTGGCTTTGATCGGCATGATCTTAATTCAGCAAGGCAAAGGCGCCGACATGGGGTCATCCTTCGGTGCTGGTGCTTCTGCAACCGTGTTTGGTTCATCAGGTGCCGGTAACTTTATGACCAAAACAACAACAATTCTTGCGACGGTATTTTTCGTCCTGAGTATTGTATTGGGTAGCTTGACTGCCAGCCAAATTAAGCAGGCTGATGAGTGGGAAAATCTGGAAGCGCCAGCTTCTACAGTAGTACCTGCTAGCCAAGATGTACCAGCGTCAGAAGAGTCTCAAAACAACTCAGACGTCCCAAACTAA
- the queE gene encoding 7-carboxy-7-deazaguanine synthase QueE, whose protein sequence is MYKINEVFETIQGEASHTGVPSIFVRLQGCPVGCAWCDTKQTWEVDPVYLVSLDQTVEKKADSDFWANATPEQLLALFEARGYTAKHVVITGGEPCMYDLNPLCDKLHAEGYQTQVETSGTFEILVPAQTWVTVSPKINMRGGYKVLASAMQRADEIKHPVAMEKHVEELEALFEETGVQPKLVYLQPISQKAKATKLAIDTCKQKNWRLSVQVHKYIGIS, encoded by the coding sequence TTGTACAAGATAAATGAAGTGTTTGAAACCATCCAGGGTGAAGCCAGCCACACTGGTGTGCCTTCCATTTTTGTGCGCTTACAGGGATGCCCTGTGGGTTGCGCCTGGTGTGATACCAAACAGACCTGGGAGGTCGACCCCGTTTATCTTGTAAGCTTAGATCAAACGGTAGAGAAGAAAGCGGATTCAGATTTTTGGGCCAATGCCACACCTGAGCAACTACTGGCCTTGTTTGAAGCGCGTGGCTATACCGCAAAGCATGTGGTGATCACCGGGGGCGAGCCTTGCATGTATGATCTCAATCCGCTGTGCGACAAGCTTCATGCTGAGGGATATCAAACTCAGGTAGAAACCAGCGGTACTTTTGAAATTCTGGTGCCAGCGCAAACCTGGGTCACGGTATCTCCGAAAATCAATATGCGCGGCGGTTACAAAGTCCTGGCAAGTGCGATGCAAAGAGCGGATGAAATTAAACACCCGGTCGCAATGGAGAAGCACGTTGAAGAGTTGGAAGCCTTGTTCGAAGAGACGGGGGTTCAGCCGAAGCTGGTATATCTGCAACCTATCAGTCAAAAAGCGAAAGCGACTAAGCTGGCCATTGATACCTGCAAACAGAAAAACTGGCGCTTGTCTGTGCAGGTCCATAAATATATTGGCATCAGTTAA
- a CDS encoding ATP-grasp domain-containing protein — MRGWIIYKDSANLLKPETYEIKRLLEVAQEENIDLQVFSPDQFDLLVSREDDQSVLIDGEPVSLPDYVLPRMGAGTTYFALAIIRHLERLGVHCFNSSEATETVKDKLFAQQILAQQNLPTPKTMLVKFPVNIDLVEKQIGFPVVVKTLSGSQGIGVFLSKTRSEFDDLMQLIEATSPKTNIILQKFIKSSHGRDLRVLTIGGRVVACMERNSGGANFKANVSAGAKGLSHPIIPEIEWLATQTANILNLDMAGIDLLFDEEHFKICEANSSPGFEGLEAAVDVDVAREILHFIRIRLGIFDKKKPKASEAKKPVANPQPTPTSA; from the coding sequence ATGCGTGGATGGATTATATACAAAGACTCGGCAAACCTTTTAAAGCCAGAAACTTACGAAATTAAACGCCTACTGGAAGTTGCCCAGGAGGAGAACATAGATCTGCAGGTGTTTTCTCCTGATCAGTTTGACTTGCTGGTATCCCGTGAAGACGACCAGAGTGTTTTGATTGATGGCGAACCGGTATCGCTGCCCGATTATGTGTTACCACGTATGGGCGCCGGAACAACGTATTTTGCGCTGGCGATTATTCGTCACCTCGAACGGCTTGGCGTACACTGTTTTAACAGCTCAGAAGCGACTGAAACGGTGAAAGATAAGCTGTTTGCACAGCAGATCTTGGCACAGCAAAATTTGCCTACGCCAAAAACCATGCTGGTGAAGTTTCCGGTGAATATTGATCTGGTTGAAAAGCAGATTGGATTCCCCGTAGTGGTAAAAACGCTGTCCGGCTCTCAGGGCATTGGGGTGTTTTTGTCAAAAACACGCAGTGAGTTTGACGACTTAATGCAATTGATTGAAGCGACCAGTCCGAAAACAAACATAATTTTGCAAAAATTTATTAAGTCGAGCCATGGCAGAGATTTACGCGTATTGACGATTGGTGGACGTGTGGTTGCCTGTATGGAGCGAAACTCGGGCGGCGCGAATTTTAAAGCCAATGTGAGTGCGGGCGCAAAGGGCCTGTCACACCCAATCATCCCCGAAATTGAATGGTTGGCAACGCAAACGGCGAATATTCTTAATCTGGATATGGCCGGGATTGACCTGTTATTTGATGAAGAGCATTTTAAGATCTGTGAAGCCAATTCGAGCCCGGGCTTTGAAGGCTTAGAAGCTGCGGTTGATGTTGATGTGGCTCGGGAGATCCTGCACTTTATCCGAATTCGTTTAGGGATCTTCGATAAGAAAAAGCCAAAGGCCTCAGAAGCCAAAAAGCCGGTTGCGAATCCACAGCCTACGCCAACCAGCGCTTAG
- a CDS encoding UvrD-helicase domain-containing protein, which translates to MFLFMHFPAHFISKVFHGVRAIDVCQQGIRILKADGETLIAWAQQSQPPRVLVDWLGTRLVCHEQDRELSIWVKYHPDSHLQSQLETFWLNTHKARLISSVTALEQLLQHRYLSVRYWSATRSVITELAKYWSGWQSRLDMDAVLRQAQYTVAELHCWHDEDLAQFREAFIQAQLRRYEGFFDTVCEHPLTQAQRRACVVQDERQLLLAGAGTGKTSVMVAKAAYLLHSQQAQTEQILMLAYGKEAAIEMQQRLAHSKVAVECATFHSLGLEIIAQVEGNKPTLSALCQSDAAREQFIAETLASLCQEAQYQRDLLALLKSQFSATDSSQTLDLTSRAATKLIRQFSEALSFYKQALFLGKAQSLSHDFALWTSCFRAVLTDYQLYLQKEQCIDFDDMITRAIEYVRSGKFHSPWHYILVDEFQDISPLRAELLKALLARNSKSDLFAVGDDWQAIYRFSGGDISMTTHFSEHFGEATIQQLDMTFRYPQQLLDIASEFVCQNPAQLIKRVNSSQMASCPVLIARPEEEDVLSTAIDGFMSLTAEPCSVLLLARNHKFLPSAEVLTKLSQRFPRAHITALTFHGAKGKEADFSILLGLHSNSVPARQHSAAIIEALLPARESYPDAEERRLFYVALTRARRQVCLLVPDDPSPFIDETLAFVN; encoded by the coding sequence GTGTTTCTTTTTATGCATTTTCCTGCTCACTTTATTTCCAAAGTATTCCATGGCGTTAGAGCAATCGACGTATGCCAACAAGGGATAAGAATACTCAAGGCCGACGGTGAAACGCTGATCGCCTGGGCACAGCAATCTCAGCCTCCTCGTGTTTTGGTGGATTGGTTGGGGACACGCCTGGTGTGCCATGAGCAGGACAGAGAGCTGTCTATTTGGGTTAAATACCATCCCGACTCCCATTTGCAATCTCAGCTTGAAACTTTTTGGTTAAATACACATAAAGCACGCTTGATCTCTTCAGTCACGGCTTTAGAGCAGTTGTTGCAACACCGGTATCTGTCTGTACGTTATTGGTCTGCCACTCGTTCTGTGATCACTGAGTTGGCAAAGTACTGGAGTGGCTGGCAAAGTCGGCTAGACATGGATGCGGTTCTGCGACAGGCACAATACACGGTAGCTGAGTTGCATTGCTGGCATGACGAAGACCTGGCTCAATTCAGAGAAGCCTTTATTCAGGCGCAGTTACGTCGTTATGAGGGCTTTTTCGATACGGTGTGTGAGCACCCCTTGACTCAGGCACAACGTCGGGCGTGTGTGGTACAGGATGAGCGTCAGCTATTACTTGCAGGGGCAGGAACCGGAAAAACCAGTGTCATGGTGGCCAAAGCAGCCTATCTGCTTCATTCCCAACAAGCTCAGACTGAGCAAATACTGATGCTCGCATACGGAAAGGAAGCGGCTATTGAGATGCAGCAACGGCTGGCTCACAGTAAAGTGGCGGTGGAGTGCGCTACATTTCATAGCCTTGGATTGGAGATCATCGCTCAGGTCGAAGGTAATAAACCGACCTTGTCTGCCCTGTGTCAGAGCGATGCTGCCAGGGAGCAGTTTATTGCCGAGACGCTGGCATCTTTGTGTCAGGAGGCCCAGTATCAGCGTGACTTGCTGGCGTTGTTGAAAAGCCAGTTCTCAGCTACTGACTCCAGCCAAACGCTCGATTTGACTTCCCGAGCGGCGACCAAACTGATCCGCCAATTTTCAGAGGCGCTGAGCTTCTATAAACAGGCCTTGTTTTTGGGTAAAGCACAATCACTGAGTCATGATTTTGCGCTCTGGACGAGTTGTTTCCGGGCTGTGCTTACCGACTATCAGCTTTATTTGCAAAAAGAGCAATGTATCGACTTTGATGACATGATCACGCGTGCCATCGAATATGTGCGTAGTGGCAAGTTTCACAGTCCCTGGCATTACATTCTGGTTGATGAATTTCAGGATATTTCTCCGCTTCGGGCTGAGCTGCTTAAAGCGCTGTTGGCACGCAACAGTAAGAGCGATTTGTTTGCCGTCGGAGACGACTGGCAGGCGATATATCGCTTTAGTGGCGGGGATATTTCCATGACGACTCATTTTTCCGAGCACTTTGGTGAGGCCACGATCCAACAGCTTGATATGACATTTCGTTATCCGCAACAGCTGCTGGATATTGCCAGCGAATTTGTGTGTCAGAACCCAGCTCAATTGATTAAACGGGTTAACTCGAGCCAAATGGCCAGTTGCCCTGTGTTGATTGCGCGCCCTGAGGAAGAGGATGTGCTAAGCACTGCGATCGATGGATTTATGAGTCTAACAGCAGAGCCTTGTTCAGTCTTACTATTGGCTCGCAATCACAAGTTTTTACCATCCGCAGAAGTATTGACCAAACTTTCTCAGCGATTTCCTCGAGCGCATATTACAGCGCTGACGTTTCACGGCGCTAAGGGGAAAGAGGCTGATTTCAGCATTTTATTGGGTTTACATAGCAACAGCGTGCCCGCCAGGCAGCATAGTGCAGCCATCATAGAGGCGTTGTTACCAGCGCGGGAGTCGTATCCAGATGCGGAGGAGCGTCGGTTGTTTTATGTTGCACTGACCCGTGCCCGCCGGCAAGTCTGCTTGCTGGTGCCTGACGATCCCAGCCCGTTTATTGACGAGACACTGGCGTTCGTAAACTGA